The Kordia sp. SMS9 genome window below encodes:
- a CDS encoding reprolysin-like metallopeptidase — protein sequence MKKNYLFILILLPLFAFSQGKSFWKTTSNTNYQPDELLKRTSFPTAYDTYTLDLNSLKQLVADAPDRDLNIQSEIVVQFPVTDGKMESFEVYNASVLEPTFAANYPDIQSYVAVSRENTGTIIRFSTTIFGFHATVHTIGETMYIDPMTSDLQTYMMYKKANLYRETQNNLLCEVEDSVEDNLGRGNADDTVQLENANDGQLRTFRLALACTQEYANYHITAAGQQTATDAVKRATVLAAMTVTMTRVNAVFERDMSLTMTLVDNTSIIFLAENDGYTDSDAGQLINQNVSIVNTNIGVANYDIGHVFTTGGGGLASLGGICFSNAKAAGVTGSPNPVGDPFDIDFVAHEMGHQFGAPHTFNGSQGNCSGGNRSAATAVEPGSGSTIMAYAGICGSDNIQNNSDDHFHAISIDNMWTRLNQNPVCAANTANGNTAPTVNAGADYTIPYGTAFTLSGTATDPNGTTLSYCWEQVDVGAVAGVPSPTDTNGPQFRSYSPVNNGERTFPQLSDILDDNLTPQWEVIPNVARSMTFALTVRDNGTPNGGQTNRDDATVTFANTGPFIVTAPNTTNQSFPTNSATTITWDVAGTTANGINTSNVNILFSTDGGLTFPTTLAANTPNDGSQAITFPVVFEPYCRIKIEAVGNVFFAISKSFSVGATVTTNTVCNTYTTGPIATPIPDSTGANVQGTPVFIPVTVTENTPITDIRVSADVAHTYIGDLIMQLQAPNGGGFSNIWSRTCNDAQYGGIDVTLRDGEPTIACATPTVGTFAPANPMTGFNGNNPSGTWNLVFVDFFNGDSGVVNEWSIELCTTTTNISLSNEEFELDSFALYPNPNKGEFSLSFNSTSGEDISINVHDISGRLIHTKNYNATSTFNENISLRNVSTGMYLITVTDQERTVTKKLIIE from the coding sequence ATGAAAAAAAATTACCTTTTTATATTGATATTGCTCCCTCTATTCGCATTTTCGCAAGGAAAATCGTTTTGGAAAACAACAAGCAATACCAATTATCAACCAGATGAACTATTAAAAAGAACTTCCTTCCCTACAGCATACGACACGTATACTTTAGATTTAAATTCTCTAAAACAGTTAGTAGCTGACGCTCCAGATAGAGATTTAAATATCCAATCGGAAATTGTTGTACAATTTCCTGTTACAGACGGAAAAATGGAAAGCTTTGAAGTATACAACGCTTCTGTTTTAGAACCAACATTTGCCGCAAACTATCCAGACATTCAGTCGTATGTTGCTGTCAGTAGAGAAAATACAGGAACTATCATTCGTTTCTCAACAACAATCTTTGGATTTCATGCAACAGTACACACCATAGGAGAAACCATGTACATTGATCCTATGACTTCTGATTTACAAACATACATGATGTATAAAAAAGCGAATCTCTACAGAGAAACGCAAAACAACTTGTTATGTGAGGTTGAAGACAGTGTAGAAGACAATCTAGGCAGAGGAAATGCAGATGATACTGTTCAATTGGAAAATGCAAACGACGGTCAATTAAGAACATTTCGTTTGGCATTGGCTTGTACACAAGAATATGCAAACTATCATATCACTGCAGCTGGGCAACAAACTGCTACAGATGCCGTAAAGAGAGCTACCGTATTAGCAGCTATGACCGTGACAATGACACGAGTAAACGCTGTATTTGAAAGAGACATGTCATTAACAATGACTTTGGTAGACAACACAAGTATCATCTTCTTAGCAGAAAATGATGGATATACAGATAGTGACGCAGGACAATTAATCAACCAAAACGTATCTATCGTAAATACCAACATCGGTGTGGCTAACTATGACATTGGTCACGTATTTACTACTGGTGGTGGTGGATTGGCATCTCTTGGAGGCATTTGCTTTAGCAATGCAAAGGCTGCAGGAGTTACAGGTTCTCCAAACCCTGTAGGTGATCCTTTTGATATAGACTTCGTAGCTCACGAAATGGGACACCAATTTGGAGCGCCACATACATTTAACGGAAGTCAAGGAAACTGCTCTGGTGGTAACAGAAGTGCTGCAACTGCAGTAGAGCCTGGTAGTGGATCAACCATCATGGCGTATGCTGGAATTTGTGGATCAGACAATATTCAAAACAATAGTGACGATCATTTCCATGCAATCAGTATTGACAATATGTGGACAAGATTGAACCAAAACCCAGTTTGTGCTGCTAATACTGCTAATGGAAATACAGCACCAACGGTAAACGCAGGAGCTGATTATACCATTCCTTATGGAACCGCATTTACCTTATCAGGAACTGCTACAGATCCTAACGGAACTACGTTGTCATACTGCTGGGAACAAGTAGATGTTGGAGCGGTTGCAGGTGTACCTTCACCAACAGATACAAATGGACCACAATTCAGATCATACTCACCAGTAAATAATGGAGAGCGTACATTTCCACAGTTAAGCGACATTTTAGATGATAACTTAACACCACAATGGGAAGTAATTCCGAACGTTGCTAGATCCATGACTTTTGCCTTAACGGTAAGAGATAATGGAACTCCAAATGGAGGACAAACCAATAGAGATGATGCAACAGTTACTTTTGCAAACACAGGACCTTTTATAGTAACTGCACCAAATACAACAAACCAAAGTTTCCCAACAAACTCAGCAACCACAATTACATGGGATGTTGCAGGAACTACGGCAAACGGAATCAACACGTCTAACGTAAATATTTTATTCTCTACGGATGGAGGATTAACATTCCCAACTACGTTAGCTGCAAATACGCCTAACGACGGTTCGCAAGCAATAACATTCCCGGTAGTATTTGAACCGTATTGTAGAATTAAAATTGAAGCTGTAGGAAACGTCTTTTTTGCAATTTCAAAATCATTCTCTGTAGGTGCAACAGTAACTACAAACACAGTGTGTAACACCTATACAACAGGTCCTATTGCAACGCCAATTCCAGATAGTACTGGAGCTAACGTACAAGGAACACCTGTATTCATTCCAGTAACCGTAACAGAAAATACACCAATAACAGATATTAGAGTAAGTGCTGATGTAGCACACACGTATATTGGAGATTTAATCATGCAATTGCAAGCACCAAACGGTGGTGGTTTCTCAAATATTTGGTCACGAACATGTAACGATGCACAATATGGAGGTATTGATGTTACTTTACGAGATGGTGAGCCAACAATTGCATGTGCTACACCAACTGTTGGTACCTTTGCTCCTGCAAATCCGATGACTGGATTTAATGGAAATAATCCTTCTGGTACATGGAATTTAGTATTTGTAGATTTCTTCAATGGAGATTCTGGAGTTGTAAACGAATGGTCTATTGAGCTTTGTACAACGACAACAAATATTTCATTGAGCAATGAAGAGTTCGAATTAGACAGTTTCGCTCTGTATCCAAATCCAAACAAAGGAGAATTCTCATTGTCCTTCAACTCTACTTCAGGTGAAGATATCAGCATCAATGTACACGACATCTCTGGACGACTAATTCACACAAAAAACTACAACGCTACGTCTACATTCAATGAAAACATTTCATTGCGTAATGTAAGCACTGGTATGTATTTAATCACGGTAACGGATCAAGAAAGAACGGTTACTAAAAAATTAATTATAGAGTAA
- a CDS encoding DUF4846 domain-containing protein, whose product MTFLLLFSCMFLACAEDKKSAVVADGNITAPQDPKNLVETETKKGLINPEGKTIQERFNTPKNFTRIPLKKKDFGTYLRKLPLKPFNSKVKYYDGREKYNDNVYVSVVAMEIGTRDLQQCADAVMRLRGEYLFEQHRLQDIHFNFLSDGKPRYFTKYAKGDHSYKKFRRYMNYIFAYANTASLRKELTKVPNIQDMQVGDVFIQQGNPFGHAVIVVDVATNEAGEKIFMIAQSYMPAQETQILVNPKNETLSPWYKANDDTLHTPEWTFESSDLRRFKN is encoded by the coding sequence ATGACGTTTCTATTACTTTTTAGTTGTATGTTTCTCGCTTGCGCGGAAGATAAAAAAAGTGCGGTGGTTGCTGATGGAAACATTACTGCTCCACAAGATCCTAAGAATTTGGTTGAAACGGAAACTAAAAAAGGCTTGATCAATCCCGAAGGAAAAACCATTCAAGAACGCTTCAACACGCCCAAAAACTTTACAAGAATCCCTTTAAAAAAGAAAGATTTTGGTACATATTTGCGAAAATTACCGCTAAAACCGTTCAATAGTAAGGTAAAATACTATGATGGACGCGAAAAGTACAATGACAATGTATACGTTTCTGTCGTAGCTATGGAAATTGGCACGCGCGATTTACAACAATGCGCCGATGCTGTTATGCGCTTACGCGGCGAATACTTATTTGAACAACATCGTTTACAGGATATTCACTTCAACTTTCTTTCGGACGGAAAACCGCGCTACTTTACAAAATATGCCAAAGGCGATCATTCTTATAAAAAATTTCGTCGTTACATGAATTATATCTTCGCGTATGCAAACACCGCTTCGTTACGAAAAGAATTAACCAAAGTCCCAAACATTCAAGACATGCAAGTGGGCGATGTCTTTATCCAACAAGGAAACCCGTTCGGACATGCGGTTATTGTCGTTGATGTTGCTACAAATGAAGCAGGCGAAAAAATATTCATGATTGCACAAAGTTACATGCCAGCACAAGAAACACAAATCTTAGTCAATCCTAAAAACGAAACATTAAGTCCTTGGTACAAAGCCAACGATGACACCTTACACACACCAGAATGGACGTTTGAAAGCAGCGATTTAAGACGCTTCAAAAATTAA
- a CDS encoding fasciclin domain-containing protein, producing the protein MKKLILTITTVALFLFAAKTTAQNQDVVDIAASNKAFSTLVTAVKAAGLVDALKMEGPYTVFAPTNDAFAKIDQNTLGALLKPENKSKLATILTYHVIKGKLTAKDVVAALKKGNGKVTLTTLSGSEITVVQNDKGIWLKDANGNYSMITKTDIMGTNGVIHVIDTVVMP; encoded by the coding sequence ATGAAAAAATTAATCCTAACTATCACAACTGTAGCTTTATTTTTATTCGCAGCTAAGACAACTGCGCAAAACCAAGATGTAGTCGATATTGCTGCTTCCAACAAAGCATTCTCAACGTTAGTAACTGCTGTAAAAGCTGCTGGATTGGTAGATGCATTAAAAATGGAAGGACCATACACTGTATTTGCACCAACCAATGATGCGTTTGCGAAAATAGATCAAAACACATTGGGCGCTTTATTGAAGCCAGAAAACAAGTCAAAATTGGCTACAATCTTAACATACCACGTGATCAAGGGAAAATTAACTGCAAAAGATGTAGTTGCTGCTTTGAAAAAGGGAAATGGAAAAGTAACATTAACAACACTTAGCGGAAGCGAGATTACTGTTGTACAAAATGACAAAGGAATTTGGTTGAAAGATGCTAATGGAAACTATAGCATGATCACAAAAACTGATATTATGGGAACTAATGGTGTAATTCATGTAATTGATACCGTAGTGATGCCATAA
- a CDS encoding RNA polymerase sigma factor, translating into MKDDTILIERFQNRDESALSKLYDKYAGAIYGVIIRMCRNEEAAQEILQETFMKAWDKSHLYDASKGKFYTWLYRIARNTTLNFLRKDTKLIQTEDLSVYKDEGVEDTDDLYIELKGALAKLEAHHQKALKLVYFNGLTHKEAHEEMGVPLGTFKSYVRQAVTKLRELYGSELLILFCILELLT; encoded by the coding sequence GTGAAAGACGACACCATCCTTATAGAACGATTTCAAAATCGTGACGAATCCGCGTTATCCAAGTTATACGACAAATATGCTGGTGCTATTTATGGTGTAATCATTAGAATGTGTCGTAATGAAGAAGCTGCACAGGAAATTTTGCAAGAAACATTTATGAAAGCGTGGGATAAATCACATCTATATGATGCATCTAAAGGAAAATTTTATACGTGGCTGTATCGTATTGCTAGAAACACAACGTTAAATTTTCTAAGAAAAGACACAAAACTCATCCAAACAGAAGATTTAAGTGTATATAAAGATGAAGGTGTTGAAGATACTGATGATTTGTACATAGAATTAAAAGGAGCCTTAGCTAAATTAGAGGCACATCATCAAAAAGCCCTAAAACTCGTGTATTTTAATGGACTTACACATAAAGAAGCGCATGAAGAGATGGGTGTTCCTTTGGGAACTTTCAAATCGTACGTGCGCCAAGCGGTGACAAAGTTGCGTGAGTTGTATGGAAGCGAGCTACTAATTTTATTTTGTATCCTAGAATTGTTGACATGA
- a CDS encoding anti-sigma factor domain-containing protein produces the protein MKDRKTIIESGMLEMYLLGLLPDEQITALEKMLSEDAELATIYAEIEQDFENVSFENAVQPPDFIKEDLFDSIRKEYDNVKTLPKEEAFQENLTRKPQTFLWIAASLATIFLVSAFWMFTQWNAAKDDLQITQQELNDIKSQIKSLQGDLQNSQLLADVVKDPNTVQYALKGNDKIPGGFATAYINHEDKSAIVNVQKLPTLSSDKTYQMWADVEGEMINMGVIDKSKDVVVLQYIDEAESLNITIEPAGGSDHATVTQLVTNVYL, from the coding sequence ATGAAAGATAGAAAGACTATCATAGAAAGCGGAATGTTAGAAATGTACTTGTTAGGTTTATTACCTGATGAGCAAATAACTGCGCTCGAAAAAATGTTGTCGGAAGATGCTGAGTTGGCAACAATATATGCTGAAATAGAACAAGATTTTGAAAATGTATCGTTTGAAAATGCGGTTCAGCCACCAGATTTTATTAAGGAAGATTTATTTGATTCGATCCGCAAAGAATATGATAATGTAAAAACACTTCCCAAAGAAGAAGCTTTTCAAGAAAATTTAACTAGAAAGCCACAAACCTTCTTGTGGATTGCGGCAAGTTTGGCTACGATATTTTTGGTGAGTGCTTTTTGGATGTTTACACAATGGAATGCTGCAAAAGACGATTTGCAAATCACACAACAAGAATTGAACGACATTAAATCGCAAATCAAAAGTCTGCAAGGTGATCTTCAAAACTCGCAACTACTCGCAGACGTTGTCAAAGACCCAAACACTGTGCAATACGCTTTGAAAGGAAATGATAAAATTCCGGGCGGATTTGCCACAGCTTATATCAATCACGAGGACAAATCTGCCATTGTCAATGTGCAAAAACTTCCAACCTTATCTTCCGACAAAACCTATCAAATGTGGGCAGATGTAGAAGGCGAAATGATCAATATGGGCGTCATTGATAAAAGCAAAGATGTTGTTGTACTGCAATATATTGATGAAGCTGAATCACTAAATATTACGATTGAACCTGCTGGTGGAAGCGATCATGCAACCGTAACACAGTTGGTGACGAATGTATATCTTTAG